One Indicator indicator isolate 239-I01 chromosome 30, UM_Iind_1.1, whole genome shotgun sequence genomic window, CGTGCTCTCCACgtccctcctcatcctcaggcTCCAGCAGGCCTCAGCTCACCTCTCACTAATCCTCAACCTCTCTTTTTCAGCAGCTTTCACTCTCTGGTGTCTGGGGCACACAAAAGCCACATTAACCTGCTCACTTTCTGCCCTCGCCGCTGCCTAATCCAGGACTAACACCCCcgggggggctggggaggaggaaagggttGGAGAGGGGGTGAGGGATGTTAGAAAGACATTcctgagagtgagggtggtgaggcactggcacaggttgcccagggaggttgtggatgccctctccctggaggtgttcaaggccaggctggatgaggccttgagcaacctgggctggtgggaggtgtccctgcccatggcagggggttggaactggctgagcttgaaggtcccttccaacccaacccattccacgATTCTATGCTGGGTGACCTCATCCTGACACCTCGCAGCTGCTCTGAGCCTCACGGGGATGCtcggctgtgctgggagcagccgGCGGCAGCCCCCTTCCCCCATTCCCTGGGCTGCCTCCAGTGCCCCGCCTCagtttcccttttccctccgcAGCGCTCGGAAGCGGCCCATCCCCTACTACCGGCCCAGCCCCTCGTCCTCCAGCTCGCTGAGCTCCTGCTCCTACAGCCGCAGCCGCAGCCGCAGCTatgccagctccagctccagccgcAGCCGCAGCCGGACTCGCAGCCCCCCCAGCCGCTCCCGCAGCCCCAGCCGCAGCCCCAGCTACAACAGCCGCAGCAGCTCCGAGAGCCTCGGCTTCTGAGCCCCTCCCACACCCCACCAGCACCCGGCCGCAGCCTCCCCATCCTCCGGACTGTGGCCCACCCACACTCGTCCCACCCCCCAGATGCCACCTGCACCCCCTCGCCCAGGAAGGATAGGGACCTctggggaggtggcagagaGCCGGGGGCTGCCTGGcgtggagctggcagcagggaaaagTGGGGACCCAAAACTCAACTGAGTCTTTGCATCGCCTGGGAGGGACTGATCATCCCCCCCTGCCCTCCCGCCCCTTCCTGGGgtgttttgggggtggggatgggggagggcaggatttcttcttcttggggaggggtgggagggtgggaTGGAGTGGGCCAGCATAGAGCAAGGGAAcaaactgctcagcagagaccttggggtgggggggtaaCTGGGGACATCTCCCCCCCAGGAATCCTCTCATTAGAGGTGGCTGGGGACCCCCTGTGCTTTTCTGGGGGGTTGATTTCACTTTTTTTAGCACAAGTGTATCCTTgtggggggcagaggggaggaggggcaggaaggggctTCTTCAGCACAGGCTTGGCTGGAGTGTGTGATGCCAGCCCCGGCTACCCCCTGCAGATGTGTCCCCAGGGTGTCCCCAGGGTGTCTCCAGGGGACAAGGGGCACCACGAACCGTTTTGGGCCTCCCCCAGATCCAACTAGGCGCTGAGCCACGGATGAACAAAATCAAGCAACACCGGGGTGGGGGTCACCTCAGCAGGTTTGATGCTGCTCGTCCTGGCTGTGGAGCCAGCCCTGGCACGCACTCATCCCACCCGATTGTGGTGGGGACCAAGCTGTCACCCCCAGGAAGAGAGAGTGCTGCGCTGAGGGGGTACGGTGGTGattttccacccctggggccaCATCCAACCGACCTCCGGCTTCGGCACGTCCTACCCCACCCTGGGCGGCAGCCCCGGGCGCCTCCGGCCGGGGGCCAGCGGCAGCTCTTTAGTGGTCATtatggagcagaggcaggggggGCTTGGCCTGTGCAAGACTCTGCTGATTCTCCAAAAAAGAAAGCCCCCCCCGGGCACCAAGGGCAATCCCGGGGGGCTTCATCCCCTCGGCTCCAGGTTTTCCAGGCGGCTGGAGCAGGACGCTGGGGCTGAGCCTGGCTGGGtgggagggcagctgctggattaACCTGTGGCCCCCGCATGAAAGGCTGGGCTTTGGCAggcctgcctggcactgcctgccagccagctggggctggggagggcatCCTTTGGGCTCCAGCTTGGCTGCCGATGTGAAGGTCTCCTTAGCCAGCAGCCTGATGAGCCAGAGGTGCTGGGAGGGCACAGatgtgagcagagcagctccagggtcATCTCCCAAACCCAACACCCAAACCTCAGCTGTGGGCTGAGGGTTCACCGGCCCTTggagaaacacctccaggaactgGGGCAGGCTGGCTGCCAGCCTCTGGGTGTCccacccagcccctgctccGCTGGCAAAGCCACCACTCGCCCTCTGTGGTGCCCATTAGAAATGGGGTGAACAGGTAAGGAGGGGACATGCCAGTGGCTCTCTGCAACCCAGCTTGTCCCCatgtgccagccccaggcagggtgGCAGCTCTGGTTGTGACCctgacaggaggaggaggaggaggtgaagggTCCTGCTCCCCGCCCCCAAGCGTGGGGAGATGAAGGGCACCAAtgccccccccccagcacccctacGAACCCCTGAGCTGTGCGCTCCCAAACCtaaccccccccgccccgcctcTGTCCTTTCCATCCCCCCCACGGGGAAGCTCCGACTGGCCAAGGGAGCCCCAAAACcctgctgggagaggggagggagccTTGCAAACATCCAACCCCAAGCCAGGGGCGGGAGGATCTTCTGCCAGCGGccgcagccctgcagcagcaccatcaCCACTCCCCCTAACCCCCCGAAGAGCCGAGGCGGCGCCGGCGGGGCCCAGCCAGCACATCAGGGAAATTTTCCAGTCTTCCTCTTTTACAGCCTCTGGCTCCTGCCGCGGAGGGAGCAAACTGGAACAAATCCTCTGTAGGAattcttcagtgttttcctcTCGCGCGTGCGCTCTCTCCTCTCTGCGGGTCGTGAGTACAGCTGTAGATGCCGTGAGCTGGTTCGACTCTAATAAAACACTCCGTATCTATTGGAAAGGAACCTGCGGCCGCCCGGCCCTTCCTTCGCGGCTGGCTCAGCCCTGGCCAGCTCCCTGCGGAgccatcctcctcttcctcccctcccaccccggCGCCTGGATTGCTCTGTCCCGGTCCGTAGGGCTCTGGACCTGTGGTGTCCATCCCTGGCTCCATTTGGGCTCTGGGCACCAGTTCTGTGTCTGACTCCCCCAGAGTCCTGCTACGGGGTGGGAGGAACCGTCTGGGGAGGTTCCACTGCAGCCCTCatggctccctgcagccttccctgtGTCCTTCCCATTGGCCTGGAGCTCTCCCATCCTATCTCTCCTGCATCCCTCCTAACATCTCTCCCAGCATCCATTACATCCATCCTGCACCTATCTCATTCATCCCTGCAtcctcctatccctccctgcaTCCCTGTCTGCATCTCTCCCATCCCACCCTACATCCCTCCCACCGCGTCCTGAATCCCTCCCATCCTTCTCAGCATCCCCCAACTCCTcctggcatcccttccctcatgcCTGCCATCCCACCCCTAcattcctgcctgcagccctgtgtcCTTTCCATCCCTCCTACATCCCTCCTTGCATCCCTCCCACCCCttgctgcttccctcccttCAGGGATGCATCCTCCCTTTATCCCTTCATCCCTCCCTTTATCCCTTCATCCCTCCCTTTATTCCTtcatccctcccctccctcccattttcccacctccctccccacctcttcACCTCCACAGTCACTGCAGCTTCTCGCCCCTCCCTGGCTCCCTCTGGCCTGTGCCAGCCCAGCAGGATGAAGccctgggcatggtgctggCACCCACTGCAGCCCCGGGTTGGGGGCCATCCCCAAATCCCTTGCTgtgcccccctcccctctcaTATTGTGTCCCCATCTGTGCCCCACAAGAGGGCTGCCAGGGTCACACattgctgtgctgggcaggtctcagacactgcccAGATACTGGGGCTGGGCACAGACAGAGCTCAGCCCAGGAGGAAGGAACTTCCTGCCCCCAACCAGGGGCTGCCAGGGTTGCTGGACCTCTAGAAGAGCCCTTCTGAGAGGGTCCTGCTTCATCCAGAACCCCCTAGACCTCCAAACCCCGCCAGTGGCCTGGCCCCACCAGCTCTATCACAAGGTCCCATCAGCCTCCATTGATGACACTGGGCCCCAACACATGCTGTAAACTCTCCTCAAGCCCTACTGGTCCACTGGCCTCCATCAGCTTCATCAGCCTCTACCAGTCTCCACCAACCCTCCCACTGTGCCCCAGTAAGATTCGTCAGCCCCCATCAAGCCCTACTGGTCCCATTGGTGTCTATCATCCCTGCAAGCCTCAGAGACCCCTGCCCAAGCCTTGGGTCCTGGAGTAGCTCACCCCAGCTTGCTGCTGGGGGTTCCCCACCACGACACCAAGCCCTGGGGCCCGGGAGGgtgctgggagggtgccaggAGGGTGccgtggggctgggggtgcccaGAAGCTTCTGGCAGGTGGGTGACGCCATGGGCACGGGGCCGGGCACGGCTCTGCACTGAGTCATCCCCAGCCAGGTGctggcccagccccagcctgggatGGTTCCGTGGGCCAGAAATGGCAgcggggggtggaggggggagtGGAActgggagcagctccagggccCATCCATCACTCCCAACAGCGCAGACCGGGACCGGCTCCAGGGCGGCAGACACCTCCTTGGCGGGGGGGACCCTGGGGAGTGCCAGCCCCGTCCCAGCGCGGCTGCGTGCGGCCGGCCCACGGCCGGGGGAAGCTTCTGGTGCCTTGGGCAGGGCCCTGCCGCCACTTCCATTAATAGGCAGCTGAGCGCTCCGCTAAAAATAGTGCCGCGGCCGCCTCATAAGTGGCCCTCGGACACCCCCCCGGCAGCCCCGCGCACCATGGCCGAGCGCCGCGtccccttcaccttcctgcGCAGCCCCAGCTGGGATCCCTTCCGCGACTGGTACCATGGCAGCCGCCTCTTCGACCAGTCCTTCGGCATGCCCCACATCCCCGAGGACTGGTACAAGTGGCCGAGCGGCAGCGCCTGGCCAGGCTATTTCCGCCTGCTGCCCCGCGACAGTGCCCTGATGCCCAGCCCGGGCTCGCCCTACGGCCCCCTGCTCAGCCGCCAGCTCAGCAGCGGCATCTCCGAGATCCGTCAGACCGCCGACAGCTGGAAGGTCACCTTGGATGTCAACCACTTTGCGCCCGAAGAGCTGGTGGTGAAGACCAAGGATAACATTGTGGAGATCACCGGTAAGGTGCTGGGGATGGGGGCTCGGTGGGGATGGGGGCTCGGGAAGTTGTTGTGGTGGAAAGGGTGGGGTAAGAGATGTGAAAGGatgagaggatgaggaggagaatggaggagaagagaggaagagaggaaaagggagacggagagggagagggagaggagaggagaggagaggagaggagaggagaggagaggagaggagaggagaggagaggagaggagaggagaggagaggagaggagaggagaggagaggagaggagaggagaggagaggagaggagaggagaggagaggagaggagaggagaggagaggagaggagaaaggaggaaaggaaaaaggagatgaaggggacaagaaagaagaaaggaggagctggaggggacagcaagaggaaaaagagaagggacAAAGCAAGGCAAAGAGCAAGGTTCACTACTGCAAGCTCAGCCTTGGGGTGCTTTCATGCTGCATAGGGTGAAGAGACAGCCCCtgcccccccagccccatgTATCGACCCCTTGCTGCTGTTCCAGTCAGGATATGGGGAGAGATTCCCCAGCTGTGAGCTACAGAAGGCCCAGGGTGTGCCCGTGGGTCCCTAGCCCTGCAGTGCCCCTGGTTctcccccacagctccctgggcagctcagctccagaCGTGGTGACAAAACCCAGACCCCATGGCCCGGGGCCAGCAGTGTGAGTCATGCCCAGCCAGGGGGCTCTGcgtggggcaggggcagctccccagccagcaggatttggggagcagccccagggacagGCCAGGCTCAACCTCCAGCCCCACCGAGCTGGGGAGGCAAAACAGGAGAGGGCAACAGCCCCTCggccactgctggctcctggcaccACGCTTCGTTCCCCTGGAGTTTGGGGGGATGCTCCCCAAGTGGCCCCACTGCTCCTGGTCCCCCACAGCTGCTCCGTGATGCCATTAAGGCAAAGACACCCAGGCCAGGCAGGACACGATGCCAGGACGTGGCAGGGTGGACTCTGGGCACAGAGACCTTCCCAGcccactgcctgccctgccaACGCCGCCGAGTCTTGGTTCCCTGCAGGCAAACACGAGGAGAAGCAGGACGAGCACGGCTTCATCTCCAGGTGCTTCACCAGGAAGTACACGTGAGTGCCAGCCGGGCACAGGGCAGCTCCAcgccctgcccctgggcacctCTGCCCACCTGCCCAGCCAGCCCCTCCGACGGCTGCGCTGCAGATGCCATGCCCTGAACGGGGAGTGGCACTTGGGGGCTGAGAGTCTGCTGTGGTCACAGCATTGCACCTGCTGGGGgcggggtggtggggggtgggtgtagggagggtggtggtggggggtgggtggtggggtggtgggtgcGTGGGGGTGGGTGGATGTGGGGGGgcgtggggggtggtggtggggggggtgggtggtgggggtggtggggggtgggtgtgggggtgggtgcgtgggggtgggggggatgaGTGTTGGTGTGTGGGTGCATGGGGGTGGGTGCCTGGGTTTGAAGGGGGGTGGGTGCATGGGGGGTGGTGGCATGGGGAGTGGGTGTGTGTGAGGTGGAGTGGGGTGGTGGGTGCATGGGGGGAGGGTGCAtagggggtgggaagggagtgGGTGCATGTGGGGTGGATGTTGgtgtgtggggggtgggtgCATGGGGGGTGGATTCATGGGGAGTGGGGGCATAGGGGGTGcatgggggtgggtgggtgcaTGAAGGGTGGGTGCGTGGGGGGTGGATGTGTGGAGGGTGGGTgcgtgggggggtgggggtgtgagGTGGTGATAGCTGCAGCCTtgtcccccttcctccccctgcccccaccaGCCTGCCCCCCGGCGTGGAGGCCACGGCCGTGCGGTCGTCGCTGTCCCCCGACGGGATGCTGACGGTGGAGGCGCCGCTGCCCAAGCCTGCCCTGCAGTCTGCCGAGATCACCATCCCGGTCACCGTCGAGAGCCAAGCCAAGGAGCCCGCCAAGAAGTAGACggtggtgaggaggaggaggaggaggagaagcttctgCCCCACCGCATGAGGGCATCCttacccccaccccccagctcaCAGCCCCCTTTTTATCGCCTGTTTTGTACCGGCCCTGTCCCCAAATGCCTCCAGGAGATgtggaggagcccagagctggcaggaaTAAAAGAGCTGAAAAGAAACTTGTCCCTGTGCCCTCTCACAGTGCCCAGGGACCCCCGGGACACCAGGGCAGGACCACACTGTGGGCATCAGCTGGGCAGGACCAGGGCACTGGGATGGGGCTGCCTGAGGCCAGAGGGATGGATGCAGAGCTCAGCATCCTGGCCTCTGCGTGCCAGGGCTCCACAGCCTGGGGCTTGGGGGGCTCCACAGCCTGGAGTCTGGGGGCTCCACAGCCTGGGTCTTGGGGGGCTCCACAGCCTGGGGTTTGGGGGCTCCACAGCCTGGGGCTTGGGGGGCTCCACAGCCTGGAGTCTGGGGGCTCCACAGCCTGGGTCTTGGGGGCTCCACAGCCTGGGTCTTgggaggctccacagcctgggACTTTGGGGGCTCCACAGCCTGGGGCTTGGGGGGCTCCACAGCCTGGGActttgggggctccagagcctGGGGCTTGGGGGGCTCCAGAGCCTGGGGCTTGAGGGGCTCCACAACCTGGGGCTTGGGGGGCTCCAGAGCCTGGGGCTTGGGGGGCTCCACAGCCTGGGGCTTGGGGGTCTCTACAGCCTGGGACTTGTGGGGCTCCACAGCCTGGGGTTTGGGGGGCTCCACAGCCTGGGACTTGTGGGGCTACAGAGCCTGGGGCTTGGGGGGGCTCCACAGCCTGGGGCTTGGGGAGCTCCACAGCTTGGGGCTTGAGGGTCTCTACAACCTGTGGCTTGTGGGGCTCCACAGCCTGGGGCTTGGGGGTCTCTACAGCCTGGGACTTGTGGGGCTCCACAACCTGGGGTTTGGGGGGCTCCTCAGCCTGGGGCTTGGGGGGCTCCTCAGCCTGGGGCTTGTGGGGCTCCACAGCCTGGGGCTTGGGGGGCTCCACAGTCTGTGGCTTGGGGGGCTCCAGACCCTGTGGCTTGaaggctgcacagcctggggcTTGAGGGCTTCACAGCCTGGGGCTTGGGGAGCTCCACAGCCTGGGACTTTGGGGGCTCCACAGCCTGGGGCTTGGGGGTCTCTACAACCTGTGGCTTGGGGGGCACCACAGCCTGGGGTTTGGGGGCTCCACAGCCTGGGGCTTGGGGGCCTCCACAGCCTGGGGTTTGGGGGGCTCCACAGCCTGGGGCTTGTGGGGCTCCACAGCCTGGGGTTTGGGGGGCTCCACAGCCTGGGGTTTGGGGGGCTCCACAGCCTGGGGCTTGGGGGCCTCCACAGCCTGGGGCTTGTGGGGCTCCACAGCCTGGGGTTTGGGGGGCTCCACAGCCTGAGGTTTGGGGGGCTCCACAGCCTGGGATTTGGGGGGCTCCACAGCCTGGGGTTTGGGGGGCTCCACAGCCTGGGGTTTGGGGGGCTCCACAGCCTGGGGTTTGGGGGGCtccacagcctgggctttgTCATCCTGAGTTCTCCCACCCCGAGTCTCCCTATCTTGGCTGTCCCACGTGCCAGGTCTCCTGCATCTCAgctctccccagcccagccttcaGCACCTCATGTTTCTACAGCCTGGGTCTCCACAGCCTCAGGTCCCCACACGTTGGGCTTCCACTTGCCAGGTCTCCACCGTTCCTGTCTCAGCAGCTCAGTTTTCCACACCCAGAGCTCCCAAACAGCCTTTCAACACCCCAGGTCCCCCACACCTCCTGCCTCAGCCCCcgccctgctctccctgcctctcaCACCCTGCGACTCTGACATCCCAGGGCCCCAAAAttctgcctctccccagcccctaCCCCAGCCTCCAAAATTCTGGGTCTCAGCACCCCAGACCTGAAGGTTTTGGTTCTCAGCACCCCAGACCTGAACCTTTTGGGTCTCAGCACCCCAGACCTGAACCTTTTGGGTCTCAGCACCCCAGACCTGAACAGTTTGGGTCTCAGCACCCCAGACATGAACCTTTTGGGTCTCAGCACCCCAGAACTGAACCTCTTGGGTCTCAACATCCCAGACCTGAATGTTTTGGGTCTCAGCACCCTGGCCTCACCCGTTTGGGTCTCTGTGTCCCTGCAGAACAAAcacaccctgcagcagctggcccCGTGCCCCCCGTGCCCCCGTGCCCAGCCCTAGATGGCGGAGGCCGGGCCGGCAGCCGCTGCGTTCCTGCTGCTAATCCTCCTGAGTcatcctgcaggcagggctgaccCGGGAGGAATCCTGCAGCTGCGGGGCCCCCTCGGAGCCTGGGGGGGCTGCTTGtgtcccccagcccctgctcccctcGCCCCAGCCCCTCGCCCTCAGCACCCCTGGGTGTGATGAGTCTGGCAGGGCTCAGGCATCGTGCCTGGGAGGGGGGGAGGTGCTGGgtgtcagctcctgctgctgagggtcACTCGGGTGCTTGGGGGGGTCACTCGTGTCCTTTGGGGGGGTCACTCGTGTCTTTGGAGGGTCACTCGGGTGCTTGGAGGGTCACTCGTGTCCTTTGGGGGGGTCACTCGTGTCTTTGGAGGGTCACTCATGTGCTTGGGGGTCACTCGTGTCCTTTGGGGGGGTCACTCGTGTCTTTGGAGGGTCACTCGTGTGCTTGGGGGTCACTCGTGTCCTTTGCGGGGGTCACTCGTGTCTTTGGAGGGTCACTCATGTGCTTGGGGGGGTCACTCATGTCTTTAGGGGGGTCACTCGTGTATTTGGGGGGTCACTCGTGTGCTCGGGGGGGGTCACTCATGTCTTTGGGGGGGTCAGTCATGTGCTTGGGGGGATCACTCATGTCTTTGAGGGGTCACTGGTGTCTTTGGGGGGGTCACTCGTGCTTGGGGGGGGTCACACgtgtgtttggggggggggtcaCTCGTGTTCTCTGGGGGGTCATTCATATCCTTTGGGGGGGTCACTCATGTTCTCTGGGGATCACTGGTGTGTTTGGGGGGGTCACACGTGTGTTTGGGGGGGGTCACTCGTTCTCTGGGGGTCACTGGTGTGTTTGGGGGGGGCCACTCGTGTCCTTTGGGGGGGTAACTCATGTTCTTGGGGGGGTCACTGGTGTGTTTGGGGGGGGCCACTCGTGTCCTTTGGGGGGGTAACTCATGTTCTT contains:
- the HSPB1 gene encoding heat shock protein beta-1; its protein translation is MAERRVPFTFLRSPSWDPFRDWYHGSRLFDQSFGMPHIPEDWYKWPSGSAWPGYFRLLPRDSALMPSPGSPYGPLLSRQLSSGISEIRQTADSWKVTLDVNHFAPEELVVKTKDNIVEITGKHEEKQDEHGFISRCFTRKYTLPPGVEATAVRSSLSPDGMLTVEAPLPKPALQSAEITIPVTVESQAKEPAKK